One window from the genome of Hyperolius riggenbachi isolate aHypRig1 chromosome 6, aHypRig1.pri, whole genome shotgun sequence encodes:
- the LOC137521780 gene encoding zinc finger CCCH domain-containing protein 13-like yields the protein MDERKPCQTREEGPTPNTTLANHSSSSPQTQERSPNSKPDQSSSHQTSKEFRKQQREGERERERERERERERDRERERERERQRERDTERERERERERERDTERERERERERDRERERERERETERERERERERERDRERETERERQTDRERQRETQRERERETDRQRERGRDWQRERERERETERERERQTERERQTERETDRERETQRERERERQRERETERERETERERQRDTQRERERERERERETERQRERDTETQRERERERERDRDRDRETERERQRERERERHRERETERQRERERERERDRDRDRERERERQRERERETETETETERERERERERERERERERERERRERERERERQRERGQRERERERERERERDRDRDREKRREREGERERGKEKERDRDREKERERRKEKRERDREREREREREREREEKESQRQRKREERERERDKERHREEAISSATGGRRNTAHTKQTIHIGVPPAIPNLHQQRHSTITAPPRGVHEKGEALLVLLIS from the exons ATGGATGAGAGGAAACCGTGCCAGACGAGGGAGGAGGGGCCAACACCGAACACCACACTAGCCAATCACAGCAGCTCCTCACCACAGACACAAGAAAGATCGCCAAACTCCAAACCGGATCAATCTTCATCTCACCAAACTTCAAAAGAGTTCAGAAAACAGCAG agggagggagagagagagagagagagagagagagagagagagagagagagagacagagagagagagagagagagagagagacagagagagagagacacagagagagagagagagagagagagagagagagagagagacacagagagagagagagagagagagagagagagagacagagagagagagagagagagagagagagagacagagagagagagagagagagagagagagagagagagagacagagagagagagacagagagagagagacagacagacagagagagacagagagagacacagagagagagagagagagagacagacagacagagagagagagggagagactggcagagagagagagagagagagagagagacagagagagagagagagagacagacagagagagagagacagacagagagagagacagacagagagagagagacacagagagagagagagagagagagacagagagagagagagacagagagagagagagagacagagagagagagacagagagacacacagagagagagagagagagagagagagagagagagagagacagagagacagagagagagagacacagagacacagagagagagagagagagagagagagagagacagagacagagacagagagacagagagagagagacagagagagagagagagagagagacacagagagagagagacagagagacagagagagagagagagagagagagagagagacagagacagagacagagagagagagagagagagacagagagagagagagag agagacagagacagagacagagacagagagagagagagagagagagagagagagagagagagagagagagagagagagagagagagagaggagagagagagagagagagagagagagacagagagagagaggacagagagagagagagagagagagagagagagagagagagagagacagagacagagacagagagaagagaagagagagagaag gagaaagagagagaggaaaagagaaagagagagacagagacagagagaaagagagagagagacgaaaagagaaaagagagagagacagagagagagagagagagagagagagagagagagagagagaagagaaggagAGTCAGAGACAGAggaaaagagaagagagagagagagagagagacaaagagagacacagagag GAGGCCATTTCCAGCGCAACCGGGGGGAGACGCAACACAGCGCATACAAAGCAAACCATACACATCGGAGTACCGCCTGCAATACCCAACCTCCACCAGCAGAGGCACTCTACCATAACTGCTCCACCAAGAGGGGTGCATGAGAAGGGGGAGGCGCTGCTGGTGCTGCTCATCTCCTGA